Proteins encoded together in one Streptomyces umbrinus window:
- the ahcY gene encoding adenosylhomocysteinase, with the protein MTTVDNRQDFKVADLSLADFGRKEITLAEHEMPGLMSIRKEFAASQPLAGARIMGSLHMTVQTAVLIETLVALGAEVRWVSCNIFSTQDHAAAAIAVGPNGTPDNPQGIPVFAWKGETLEEYWWCTEQALTWPNTPTGGPNMILDDGGDATMLVHKGVEYEKAGKVPSLDTAESDEHRVVLGLLTRTISNGSQKWTQVASEIRGVTEETTTGVHRLYEMHRDGTLLFPAINVNDAVTKSKFDNKYGCRHSLIDGINRATDVLIGGKTAVVLGYGDVGKGCAESLRGQGARVIVTEIDPICALQAAMDGYQVTTLDEVVDKADIFITTTGNKDIIMASDMAKMKHQAIVGNIGHFDNEIDMAGLAQIPGIVKDEVKPQVHTWKFPDGKVLIVLSEGRLLNLGNATGHPSFVMSNSFADQTLAQIELFTKPEEYPTDVYVLPKHLDEKVARLHLDALGVKLTTLRPEQASYIGVEVEGPYKSDHYRY; encoded by the coding sequence ATGACCACTGTCGACAACCGACAGGACTTCAAGGTCGCCGACCTTTCCCTGGCCGACTTCGGTCGCAAGGAGATCACCCTCGCCGAGCACGAGATGCCCGGCCTGATGTCGATCCGCAAGGAGTTCGCCGCCTCCCAGCCGCTGGCCGGCGCCCGCATCATGGGCTCGCTGCACATGACCGTGCAGACCGCCGTCCTGATCGAGACCCTGGTCGCCCTGGGCGCCGAGGTCCGCTGGGTGTCCTGCAACATCTTCTCCACCCAGGACCACGCGGCAGCCGCCATCGCCGTCGGCCCGAACGGCACGCCCGACAACCCTCAGGGCATCCCGGTCTTCGCCTGGAAGGGCGAGACGCTGGAGGAGTACTGGTGGTGCACGGAGCAGGCGCTGACCTGGCCGAACACCCCCACCGGCGGCCCGAACATGATCCTGGACGACGGCGGTGACGCCACCATGCTCGTCCACAAGGGCGTCGAGTACGAGAAGGCCGGCAAGGTCCCGTCCCTCGACACCGCCGAGTCCGACGAGCACCGCGTCGTCCTGGGGCTCCTGACCCGGACGATCTCGAACGGCTCGCAGAAGTGGACCCAGGTCGCCTCGGAGATCCGCGGCGTGACCGAGGAGACCACCACCGGCGTCCACCGCCTGTACGAGATGCACCGTGACGGCACCCTCCTGTTCCCGGCGATCAACGTGAACGACGCCGTCACCAAGTCGAAGTTCGACAACAAGTACGGCTGCCGCCACTCGCTGATCGACGGCATCAACCGCGCCACCGACGTCCTCATCGGCGGCAAGACCGCGGTCGTCCTCGGCTACGGAGACGTGGGCAAGGGCTGCGCGGAGTCCCTGCGCGGCCAGGGCGCCCGCGTGATCGTCACCGAGATCGACCCGATCTGCGCACTGCAGGCGGCGATGGACGGCTACCAGGTCACGACGCTCGACGAGGTCGTCGACAAGGCCGACATCTTCATCACCACGACCGGCAACAAGGACATCATCATGGCCTCGGACATGGCCAAGATGAAGCACCAGGCGATCGTGGGCAACATCGGCCACTTCGACAACGAGATCGACATGGCCGGCCTCGCGCAGATCCCGGGCATCGTCAAGGACGAGGTCAAGCCGCAGGTCCACACCTGGAAGTTCCCCGACGGCAAGGTGCTCATCGTCCTCTCCGAGGGCCGCCTGTTGAACCTGGGCAACGCGACCGGCCACCCGTCGTTCGTGATGTCCAACTCGTTCGCGGACCAGACCCTGGCCCAGATCGAGCTGTTCACCAAGCCCGAGGAGTACCCGACCGACGTCTACGTGCTGCCCAAGCACCTCGACGAGAAGGTCGCCCGCCTCCACCTCGACGCGCTCGGCGTGAAGCTCACGACGCTCCGCCCGGAGCAGGCGAGCTACATCGGCGTAGAGGTCGAGGGCCCGTACAAGTCGGACCACTACCGCTACTGA
- a CDS encoding RDD family protein has protein sequence MSELVTGEAVALELRPAKLPSRVLAVVLDLAVAVAAYVAVTIALVASTAALDEAAQMAVSIAAFILLLVGGPIAVETLSHGRSLGKLACGLRVVRDDGGPIRFRHALVRGAVGVIEILMTFGVVACIASLVSARGRRLGDVFAGTLVVRERIPAGRTAFVPPPPPWLAGRFSGLDLSGVPDALWLAVRQYLTRMQQLDPQVGWAMAERLAADVAERTGAPAPQGVPPAAYLAAVVQERQAREARRAFSGGAAGPAAGGQMAGAPGTPSTPGTSRPVTPYGTVPSPESAYSAYPSYPAPPASPSSAHSAPAPAPAPAPTPQDAGAERPATGFAPPA, from the coding sequence GACGGGCGAGGCGGTGGCGCTGGAGCTTCGCCCCGCGAAGCTGCCGAGCCGGGTGCTGGCCGTGGTGCTCGACCTGGCGGTGGCGGTGGCCGCCTATGTCGCGGTGACCATTGCCCTGGTGGCGTCCACGGCCGCGCTCGACGAGGCGGCGCAGATGGCGGTCTCGATCGCCGCGTTCATTCTTCTGCTGGTGGGCGGGCCGATCGCCGTGGAGACGCTCAGTCATGGGCGGTCGCTGGGGAAGCTGGCGTGCGGGCTGCGGGTGGTGCGGGACGACGGCGGGCCGATCCGGTTCCGGCACGCGCTGGTGCGTGGGGCCGTCGGTGTGATCGAGATCCTGATGACGTTCGGGGTCGTGGCGTGCATCGCCTCGCTGGTGTCCGCGCGGGGACGGCGGCTCGGTGATGTGTTCGCGGGGACTCTGGTCGTACGGGAACGGATTCCCGCCGGGCGTACGGCCTTCGTGCCTCCGCCGCCGCCTTGGCTTGCGGGGCGGTTCTCCGGCCTTGATCTGTCCGGGGTTCCGGATGCGCTGTGGCTGGCTGTGCGGCAGTACCTGACGCGGATGCAGCAGTTGGATCCGCAGGTCGGCTGGGCGATGGCGGAACGGCTCGCCGCCGATGTCGCGGAGCGCACCGGGGCTCCGGCGCCGCAGGGAGTGCCGCCGGCGGCGTATCTGGCGGCCGTGGTGCAGGAGCGGCAGGCCCGGGAGGCCCGGCGGGCGTTCAGTGGCGGGGCTGCTGGTCCTGCCGCGGGTGGGCAGATGGCCGGGGCGCCAGGCACACCGAGTACGCCAGGTACGAGCAGGCCCGTGACGCCGTACGGGACGGTGCCTTCGCCGGAATCGGCGTACTCGGCTTACCCGTCCTACCCGGCCCCACCGGCTTCGCCGTCCTCCGCCCACTCGGCTCCGGCACCGGCCCCCGCCCCGGCACCGACCCCGCAGGACGCCGGCGCCGAGCGTCCCGCCACCGGGTTCGCCCCACCCGCGTAG